A section of the Alligator mississippiensis isolate rAllMis1 chromosome 8, rAllMis1, whole genome shotgun sequence genome encodes:
- the LRRC59 gene encoding leucine-rich repeat-containing protein 59 has protein sequence MARAAAAASTAKGVNLRDKLEGNELDLSLSDLSEVPVKELAALPKATVLDLSCNNLAALPSDFCSLTHLVKLDLSKNQLQQLPSDFGRLVNLQHLDLLNNRLVALPVSFAQLKNLKWLDLKDNPLDPTLAKVAGDCLDEKQCKQAAVRVLQYMKAIQSEQDRERQRRLQVERELEKKREAEQRKREAQERELRRREKAEEKERRRREYDALRAVKQELETQRKKESTESPKLSSASRPSKLPQRRRSWSQALLRLLLMLLLCALCTLAVCRMTELQHQPLCVSVNTLFEDVVTAVQSHKTLQNMLHRNSQQ, from the exons ATGGCgagagccgccgccgccgcctccaccGCCAAGGGCGTGAACCTGCGGGACAAGCTGGAGGGCAACGAGCTGGACCTGAGCCTCAGCGACCTGAGCGAGGTGCCCGTCAAGGAGCTG gccGCCCTGCCGAAGGCCACGGTGCTGGACCTGTCCTGCAACAACCTGGCTGCGCTGCCG TCGGACTTCTGCAGTTTGACCCACCTGGTGAAGCTGGACCTGAGCaaaaaccagctgcagcagctgccctcgGACTTCGGCCGCCTGGTGAATTTGCAGCACTTGGACCTCCTGAACAACCGGCTGGTCGCCCTGCCTGTCAGCTTTGCGCAGCTCAAG AATTTGAAGTGGCTGGACCTGAAGGACAACCCCTTGGATCCCACCCTGGCCAAGGTGGCAGGAGACTGCCTGGATGAGAAACAGTGTAAACAGGCGGCCGTCAGG GTGCTGCAATATATGAAAGCCATCCAGTCAGAGCAGGATCGCGAGAGGCAGCGGAGGCTACAAGTGGAGCGAG AACTGGAGAAGAAGCGTGAAGCAGAGCAGCGAAAAAGGGAGGCTCAGGAGAGGGAATTGCGGAGGCGAGAGAAGGCAGAAGAGAAGGAACGCAGAAGGCGAGAGTATGATGCACTAAGAGCTGTAAAGCAGGAGCTGGAAACACAAAGGAAGAAAGAATCCACCGAGAGCCCCA AGCTCTCATCTGCTTCCCGTCCATCGAAGCTGCCCCAGCGCAGGCGTTCGTGGTCCCAGGCGCTGCTGAGGCTGTTGCTCATGCTGTTGCTCTGTGCCCTCTGCACGTTGGCCGTGTGCAGGATGACTGAGCTGCAGCACCAGCCGCTGTGTGTCAGCGTGAACACTCTGTTTGAGGATGTGGTCACTGCCGTACAGAGCCACAAAACCTTGCAGAACATGCTCCACCGGAACTCGCAGCAGTGA
- the EME1 gene encoding crossover junction endonuclease EME1, whose amino-acid sequence MSLGSDDSEDEVLPTASVFLGPLGRAAPISLLSSDSEDEAPPTLCERLRRKFAAQSSAVPASPARKAPAPACRPAPPPPPPAPARGQPRGQDGLKQVAAVLDPALLQADGGGQVLSALQALGCACAIEPQPVAGSMAWRRRAAGPAQAEEESWTEEPNVLLLLHTEEFVSMIYNYKQVPLQEVQSSTDGQKETLRSFVARVMEKIPGKTLALAVVELEKYLRSHKSQSQKRPRQAVPNGSQKEGQRKRKRQKEKEASGPEVSRLDVEEALVDLQLHTGIQVRCLENWKDLSDFATMFTKSVAEAPFKRERENTGFSFYLENEWCRGVKVDRSGKGLLQAWQRQIQQFHRVSPDMASAIVSAYPSPWLLEQAYRRCFSEQEQQNMLADIPVRRGDGVTATSRRIGPELSRRIFLQMTSHNPDLYLDVTN is encoded by the exons ATGTCCCTGGGCTCGGACGACAGCGAGGATGAGGTGCTGCCGACCGCTAGCGTCTTCCTCGGGCCGCTGGGCCGCGCCGCGCCCATCTCGTTACTCAGCAGCGACAGTGAAGACGAGGCGCCCCCGACGCTATGCGAGCGGCTGCGCAGGAAGTTCGCGGCCCAGTCCTCCGCCGTCCCTGCCTCCCCCGCGCGCAaggcccccgcccccgcctgccggcccgcgcccccgcccccgccccctgccccggcccgggGGCAGCCGCGGGGCCAGGACGGCCTGAAGCAGGTGGCGGCCGTGCTGGACCCAG CTCTGTTGCAGGCGGACGGCGGAGGGCAGGTGCTGAGCGCCCTGCAGGCCCTGGGCTGCGCCTGCGCCATCGAGCCGCAGCCCGTGGCTGGCAGCATGGCCTGGAGAAGGAGAGCGGCGGGGCCTGCGCAG GCGGAAGAAGAGAGCTGGACAGAAGAACCCAACGTCCTTCTTTTGCTTCATACAGAGGAGTTTGTGTCCATGATCTACAACTACAAACAG GTGCCTTTGCAGGAAGTCCAGTCTAGCACAGATGGACAGAAGGAGACTTTACGGAGCTTTGTGGCTCGTGTCATGGAGAAGATTCCTGGGAAGACTCTGGCACTGGCTGTAGTAGAACTAGAGAAATACCTAAG GTCTCACAAGAGTCAGTCACAGAAGAGGCCACGACAGGCAGTGCCAAATGGAAGCCAAAAGGAGGGACAGAGGAAACGGAAAaggcagaaggagaaggaggcTTCTGGGCCAGAGGTGTCCAGGCTGGACGTGGAAGAA GCCTTGGTAGATCTGCAGCTTCACACAGGCATCCAGGTTAGATGCCTTGAGAACTGGAAGGACCTTAGCGACTTTGCCACTATGTTCACCAAGTCTGTTGCTGAAGCGCCCTTCAA GCGGGAGCGAGAGAACACGGGTTTCTCCTTCTACCTGGAGAATGAGTGGTGCCGAGGCGTGAAGGTAGACCGCTCAGGGAAGGGGCTCCTGCAGGCTTGGCAGAGGCAGATTCAGCAATTCCACCGGGTTAGTCCGGATATGGCCAGTGCCATTGTGTCAGCCTACCCTTCTCCTTGGCTGCTGGAGCAG GCCTATCGCAGGTGCTTTtctgagcaggagcagcagaacatgCTGGCTGATATCCCTGTGCGCCGGGGTGATGGAGTAACAGCCACCTCCCGGCGGATCGGACCAGAACTCTCCAGACGGATCTTCCTCCAGATGACCTCCCACAATCCTGACCTCTACCTGGATGTCACCAACTAA